One segment of Anatilimnocola aggregata DNA contains the following:
- a CDS encoding dipeptidase — translation MLSPIGGRKGQGCENMDDVLKYLDADRDQCQRDLCELLAIPSVAADSKYHPDVRRAASWVAGQFQSLGLKTEQIETIGQPLIYAESPAVAGAPTVLVYGHYDVQPADPLNEWISPPFEPTIRAGNIYARGATDDKGQMLTHVLSARGWLKSRGELPLQIKFLIEGEEEVGSKGLYDFLKQPGASEKLKADIVVISDTSQFGPGQPAITYGLRGIAYFEIRLSGPKQDLHSGTFGGAVTNPLNALNSLLHSLRDADGRVQVPGFYDDVLPLTTREREQFAALPFSDAAFQEQLGVEGLFGETDFTTLERRWARPTYDVHGLWGGYQGEGGKTVLPAKSGAKFSFRLVPNQDPQKIAASLEKFLKERLPPGITMELIYMSGAPGCVVPLDSPYVAAAEKAIEGGFGRRPVFIREGGSIPIVTNFKQQLGIDTLLLGWGLDDDNTHSPNEKFCLADFHRGIRASARLWQELASIKK, via the coding sequence ATGCTGTCGCCAATCGGTGGGAGAAAGGGCCAGGGCTGCGAAAACATGGATGACGTGCTGAAATATCTCGATGCGGATCGCGACCAATGCCAGCGCGACCTGTGCGAGTTGCTTGCCATTCCTAGCGTGGCGGCCGATTCGAAGTATCATCCCGACGTTCGCCGGGCTGCAAGTTGGGTCGCGGGGCAGTTTCAATCGTTGGGGTTGAAGACCGAGCAGATCGAAACTATTGGCCAGCCCTTGATTTATGCCGAAAGTCCCGCGGTGGCCGGGGCTCCAACCGTGCTGGTCTATGGCCACTATGACGTGCAGCCCGCCGATCCGCTGAACGAATGGATTTCGCCCCCGTTCGAGCCCACAATTCGTGCTGGCAACATCTATGCCCGCGGGGCGACCGACGATAAAGGGCAAATGCTGACCCACGTTCTCAGCGCTCGTGGCTGGCTTAAGAGCCGCGGGGAATTGCCGCTTCAGATCAAGTTTTTGATCGAAGGGGAAGAGGAGGTCGGCAGCAAAGGGCTGTATGACTTTTTAAAGCAGCCCGGGGCGAGCGAAAAGCTAAAGGCCGACATAGTCGTCATCAGCGATACTTCGCAATTTGGCCCCGGTCAGCCGGCCATCACCTATGGCCTGCGCGGCATCGCCTATTTCGAAATTCGCCTGAGCGGACCTAAGCAAGATCTGCATAGCGGCACCTTTGGCGGAGCGGTCACCAATCCACTTAATGCACTCAACTCGCTTCTTCACTCACTGCGAGATGCTGACGGTCGCGTGCAAGTTCCCGGTTTCTACGACGACGTGCTGCCATTGACCACGCGCGAGCGTGAGCAGTTTGCAGCACTCCCCTTCAGCGACGCGGCCTTCCAAGAACAACTGGGCGTGGAGGGACTGTTTGGCGAAACAGACTTCACGACGCTCGAACGCCGCTGGGCTCGCCCCACCTACGATGTGCATGGTTTGTGGGGCGGCTATCAGGGCGAAGGTGGCAAGACGGTGTTGCCCGCCAAGAGCGGCGCCAAGTTCAGCTTTCGACTGGTTCCCAATCAGGACCCGCAGAAGATCGCAGCCTCGCTTGAGAAGTTTCTCAAGGAACGCTTGCCCCCCGGCATCACAATGGAATTGATCTACATGAGTGGTGCCCCGGGTTGCGTGGTACCGCTCGACAGTCCTTACGTGGCCGCTGCAGAAAAGGCCATTGAAGGTGGCTTCGGTCGCCGCCCCGTCTTTATTCGCGAAGGTGGTTCGATTCCCATCGTCACCAACTTCAAACAACAACTGGGCATCGATACCCTGCTGCTCGGTTGGGGTCTCGATGACGACAATACACACAGCCCGAACGAAAAGTTCTGCCTGGCCGACTTCCACCGCGGCATTCGCGCCAGTGCCCGCCTGTGGCAAGAATTGGCAAGCATCAAGAAGTAA
- the mtaB gene encoding tRNA (N(6)-L-threonylcarbamoyladenosine(37)-C(2))-methylthiotransferase MtaB: MPASLKTITLGCKVNQYETELVREGLRRIGYHDAADDEAPDLCVVNTCTVTAEGDSKSRHVIRKLARDNPQTRIVVMGCYATRAPEEVASLPNVSEVVTDKREIPDLLGRFGVVDIPTGISRFTGRKRAYVKVQDGCLLRCSYCIIPYVRPNVFSRPLEHIRDEVARLVDNGHREIILTGVHLGHYGVELNHNRPREEWLRLATLVRTLCKVPGEFRIRLSSIEATEVTRDLIGVMAENPGKIAPHLHICLQSGSDAVLRRMKRRWGSKLFVDRCRLVRESLDQPGLSTDVIVGFPGETEDDFAATCQVVRDCGFSKIHIFPFSARKGTPAYDMPDKVSHEVKQERLDHLETVAAEVRDDYYRSLLGRQLQVMIEGQSEYLPHGFAGTSCRYAPVEIEAEGLQPSTLVDAIGHDVRDGRIIARLPADAS, translated from the coding sequence ATGCCCGCTTCGTTAAAAACCATCACTCTCGGCTGCAAAGTCAACCAGTACGAAACCGAACTGGTGCGCGAAGGGCTGCGCAGGATTGGCTATCACGATGCGGCCGACGATGAAGCGCCAGATCTCTGTGTGGTGAATACCTGCACCGTGACTGCCGAAGGCGATAGCAAGAGTCGGCATGTCATCCGCAAGTTGGCGCGCGATAATCCCCAAACACGCATCGTGGTGATGGGTTGTTATGCTACGCGAGCGCCGGAAGAAGTCGCCTCGCTGCCGAACGTCAGCGAAGTGGTGACCGACAAGCGGGAGATTCCCGATTTGCTCGGCAGGTTCGGCGTGGTCGATATCCCCACTGGCATTTCGCGGTTCACCGGTCGCAAGCGGGCCTATGTAAAAGTGCAAGATGGCTGCCTGCTCCGCTGCAGCTACTGCATCATTCCCTATGTGCGCCCGAATGTTTTCAGCCGGCCGCTCGAACACATTCGCGACGAAGTGGCCCGCCTGGTCGACAACGGCCACCGCGAGATCATCCTCACCGGCGTGCATCTGGGGCACTACGGTGTCGAACTCAATCACAATAGGCCGCGCGAGGAATGGCTGCGACTGGCAACGCTGGTGCGCACATTGTGCAAGGTTCCCGGTGAGTTTCGCATTCGTCTATCGAGCATCGAAGCGACTGAAGTCACCCGCGACCTGATCGGTGTGATGGCTGAAAATCCCGGCAAGATTGCTCCTCACTTGCACATCTGCCTGCAGAGTGGCTCCGATGCCGTGCTGCGACGAATGAAGCGCCGCTGGGGGAGCAAGCTGTTTGTTGATCGCTGCCGGTTGGTGCGCGAGTCGCTCGATCAGCCCGGGCTATCGACCGATGTGATCGTCGGTTTTCCGGGCGAGACCGAAGACGATTTTGCTGCCACTTGTCAGGTCGTGCGCGACTGCGGCTTCTCAAAGATTCACATCTTCCCATTCAGCGCGAGGAAAGGAACGCCGGCTTACGACATGCCGGACAAAGTTTCGCACGAAGTGAAGCAAGAGCGACTCGATCACTTGGAAACAGTCGCCGCGGAAGTGCGAGACGACTACTACCGCAGCCTGCTGGGCCGTCAACTGCAGGTGATGATCGAAGGCCAGAGTGAATACCTGCCCCATGGCTTCGCCGGCACCTCCTGCCGTTATGCTCCCGTTGAGATCGAAGCCGAAGGCTTGCAGCCCAGCACGCTGGTCGACGCCATTGGCCATGACGTTCGCGACGGACGCATTATCGCCCGCTTGCCAGCCGACGCTTCCTAG
- a CDS encoding ATP-dependent Clp protease adaptor ClpS yields MSEHQHAAAVAEPEQEDQTDKRKRPKRQPRYNVILWNDEDHSYEYVIEMMKDLFGYPVEKGFKIAEQVDKLGKAICLTTTREHAELKREQIHAFGADKLIARCKGSMSSTIEPVEG; encoded by the coding sequence TTGTCCGAGCATCAACACGCCGCAGCAGTCGCCGAACCCGAGCAGGAAGACCAGACCGACAAGCGCAAACGCCCCAAGCGTCAGCCCCGCTATAACGTCATTCTGTGGAACGACGAAGACCATTCGTACGAATATGTCATCGAGATGATGAAGGACTTATTCGGCTACCCGGTCGAAAAGGGCTTCAAAATCGCCGAGCAGGTCGACAAGCTGGGCAAAGCCATCTGCCTGACCACCACGCGCGAGCACGCCGAACTAAAGCGCGAGCAGATCCACGCCTTCGGTGCTGACAAGCTCATCGCCCGCTGCAAGGGGAGCATGTCCTCGACGATTGAGCCGGTGGAAGGCTAG